Proteins from a single region of Aminivibrio sp.:
- a CDS encoding HD domain-containing phosphohydrolase: MKRKIFSLGGFFTAILLFFLVIILLEGGLTAYFRISSQLKEFSERGETFTRVGSHFLKQQVRRGEDSVRELVRGWSSSPDRENGVLLAAVMDGNRIVSALKGWLPEGMILPPEIIAPGWKMNDLLDQFGKNLLTGTMTVDGKTVFAALDLDLNELNVAGTPDILPVLSTSTGSVVWTGSGEEPSGLACHIRARGLVARKESADGAWSILSSHYGERVVLRQDPFLYGLRLSLVYPLSSLVRSAMYGAAVSGSATVAALLAIFLIWFVWRRGIYSAIKDITSLAEDMSARLEDLEGGDPIRAAEAMYSLARRFANLKETFVLETNAFTANLRNLFQVISQQHEELTAFNEETEALNQELESANNRLVMREALWERTLEFSHTFARSEDSHQAISSTLNTIRRDVGAFGVLISAVEGDHYRLTASSGYNGGLAPFTIPKNGIAATESVLTGAPLWVEDTSRYSSARPVHPSVKSELLIPLFQSGEEEGVLEIAFDRVSKKDPFLIETLVPVASYLGGLVHGEKMRREVEASYSYLAEKLQFVTGIYHDETESHIARIGEYCRVLAGELGKSHAEQEKMALFARLHDIGKLKVPREILSKPDVLTAEEFKVITGHPAWGADILGDAAWLAMARRICLTHHEKWDGSGYPRGLKGRQIPWEGQVTALADVYDALRSSRAYKPPFSHEQAAEIITRGDGRVEPAHFSPEVLLAFVRRSETFREIFETMKDREFFSDRS; the protein is encoded by the coding sequence ATGAAACGGAAGATCTTCTCCCTCGGCGGTTTTTTTACTGCCATTCTTCTGTTCTTTCTTGTCATCATCCTCCTCGAGGGAGGGCTCACCGCCTATTTCCGGATCAGTTCCCAGCTGAAGGAATTCTCAGAGCGGGGAGAGACTTTCACCCGGGTAGGCTCCCACTTTCTGAAGCAGCAGGTCCGCCGGGGAGAGGACTCCGTTCGTGAACTCGTCCGGGGGTGGTCGTCGTCCCCGGACAGGGAAAACGGTGTGCTCCTGGCCGCCGTTATGGACGGCAACAGAATTGTTTCCGCCCTAAAGGGATGGCTTCCCGAAGGAATGATTCTCCCTCCTGAAATCATCGCTCCCGGCTGGAAGATGAACGATCTCCTCGACCAGTTTGGGAAGAATCTTCTCACCGGCACCATGACTGTGGACGGAAAAACAGTGTTCGCCGCCCTGGATCTCGATCTCAACGAGCTGAACGTGGCAGGGACGCCGGATATTCTGCCTGTCCTCTCTACTTCCACCGGATCCGTGGTCTGGACGGGTTCCGGGGAAGAACCGTCCGGCCTGGCCTGCCACATACGCGCCAGGGGCCTCGTGGCAAGGAAAGAAAGCGCTGATGGCGCATGGTCCATCCTCTCGTCCCACTACGGCGAGCGGGTGGTCCTCCGGCAGGACCCCTTTCTGTACGGGCTCCGGCTGAGTCTCGTCTATCCTCTGTCGAGCCTGGTCCGCAGCGCCATGTACGGAGCCGCCGTTTCCGGCTCCGCCACCGTGGCCGCCCTGCTGGCCATTTTTCTCATCTGGTTCGTCTGGAGGCGGGGAATCTACAGCGCCATAAAGGACATCACATCCCTCGCCGAGGACATGAGCGCCAGGCTGGAGGATCTCGAGGGAGGAGACCCTATCAGGGCCGCCGAGGCCATGTACTCTCTCGCCAGGCGCTTCGCTAACCTGAAGGAAACCTTCGTCCTGGAGACGAACGCCTTCACAGCCAATCTGCGGAACCTTTTCCAGGTCATCTCCCAGCAGCATGAGGAGCTCACCGCCTTCAACGAGGAGACGGAGGCCTTGAACCAGGAGCTTGAAAGCGCGAACAACCGGCTCGTCATGAGGGAGGCCCTGTGGGAAAGAACCCTGGAGTTCTCCCACACCTTCGCCCGGAGCGAAGATTCGCACCAGGCCATCTCCTCCACCCTCAACACCATACGGAGGGACGTGGGGGCCTTCGGCGTCCTGATTTCTGCGGTGGAAGGGGACCACTATCGGCTTACGGCGTCGAGCGGGTATAACGGCGGACTCGCGCCCTTCACCATCCCGAAGAACGGCATCGCCGCCACGGAAAGTGTCCTCACCGGCGCGCCCCTGTGGGTGGAGGACACTTCCCGGTATTCTTCCGCCCGTCCCGTGCACCCCTCGGTGAAGAGCGAGCTCCTCATCCCGCTCTTCCAGAGCGGCGAGGAGGAGGGCGTGCTCGAGATCGCCTTCGACCGGGTCTCGAAGAAGGACCCCTTCCTCATCGAAACCCTCGTCCCGGTGGCCTCCTACCTCGGGGGACTCGTCCACGGCGAGAAGATGCGCCGGGAGGTGGAGGCGTCCTACTCCTACCTCGCAGAAAAGCTCCAGTTTGTCACCGGCATCTACCATGACGAAACAGAGAGCCACATCGCCCGCATCGGTGAATACTGCCGCGTTCTCGCCGGAGAACTGGGCAAAAGCCATGCGGAACAGGAAAAAATGGCCCTCTTCGCGAGGCTGCACGACATCGGGAAACTCAAGGTCCCAAGGGAGATCCTGTCCAAGCCGGACGTCCTCACCGCCGAGGAGTTCAAGGTCATCACCGGCCATCCGGCCTGGGGTGCGGACATTCTCGGTGACGCGGCATGGCTTGCCATGGCCAGAAGGATCTGTCTCACCCACCACGAGAAATGGGACGGAAGCGGATACCCCAGGGGGCTGAAGGGCAGGCAGATTCCATGGGAGGGACAGGTCACCGCCTTGGCCGACGTATATGACGCCCTCCGGTCGTCCAGGGCCTACAAACCCCCCTTCTCCCACGAACAGGCGGCGGAGATCATCACCAGGGGCGACGGCAGAGTGGAACCAGCCCATTTCTCTCCTGAAGTCCTTCTGGCCTTTGTCCGTCGCTCGGAAACCTTCAGGGAGATTTTCGA